From the genome of Schaalia dentiphila ATCC 17982, one region includes:
- the lepA gene encoding translation elongation factor 4, producing MPIPTPEQQAQIRPAHTPQGQIRNFCIIAHIDHGKSTLADRMLQLTGVVEAREMRDQYLDRMDIERERGITIKSQAVRMPWAHEGTPYALNMIDTPGHVDFTYEVSRSLAACEGAVLLIDAAQGIEAQTLANLYLALENDLAIIPVLNKIDLPGAQPEKYAHEVAQLIGCDESEVLKVSGKTGEGVEELLDRIVEVVPAPEGAPDAPTRAMIFDSVYDTYRGVVTYVRVVDGVLSTRQRVRMMSTGATHELLELGVISPEPKPDEGIGAGEVGYLITGVKDVRQSRVGDTVTSQVRGATEPLEGYRDPNPMVFSGIYPVDGSDFPDLRDALERLQLNDAALTFEPESSAALGFGFRCGFLGLLHLEIIRERLEREFNLDLIATAPNVVYRVVMEDGTEVRVDNPSEFPEGKISEVREPVVNATILTPTEFTGTIMELCQERRGSMQGMDYLSEDRVELHYQLPLAEIVFDFFDQLKSRTRGYASLDYQESGEQSADLVKVDILLNGDRVDAFSAIVHRDGAYNYGQRMTKRLKELIPRQQFEIPVQAAVGARVIARETIKALRKDMLAKCYGGDISRKRKLLEKQKEGKKRMKSIGRVDVPQEAFIAALTSDVPTGKK from the coding sequence GTGCCCATCCCCACGCCCGAGCAGCAGGCGCAGATTCGCCCGGCCCATACCCCGCAGGGGCAGATCCGTAATTTCTGCATCATCGCCCATATCGATCATGGGAAGTCGACGCTCGCGGACCGTATGCTCCAGCTGACCGGCGTCGTCGAGGCGCGCGAGATGCGCGACCAGTACCTCGATCGCATGGACATCGAGCGCGAACGCGGAATCACGATCAAAAGCCAGGCGGTGCGCATGCCGTGGGCACACGAGGGCACCCCCTACGCGCTCAACATGATTGACACGCCCGGTCACGTGGACTTCACATACGAGGTCTCCCGCTCCCTGGCGGCGTGCGAGGGTGCGGTCCTCCTTATCGACGCTGCGCAGGGCATCGAGGCCCAGACGCTCGCGAACCTGTACCTGGCCCTCGAGAATGACCTTGCGATCATCCCGGTCCTCAACAAGATCGACCTGCCGGGTGCCCAGCCCGAGAAGTATGCGCACGAGGTCGCTCAGCTGATCGGCTGCGACGAGAGCGAGGTCCTGAAGGTCTCCGGCAAGACCGGCGAGGGCGTCGAGGAGCTCCTCGACCGCATCGTCGAAGTCGTCCCGGCCCCCGAGGGAGCCCCCGACGCCCCGACGCGCGCGATGATTTTTGACTCCGTGTACGACACGTACCGCGGCGTCGTCACCTACGTGCGTGTCGTCGACGGCGTTCTGTCGACCCGTCAGCGCGTGCGCATGATGTCGACGGGCGCCACCCACGAACTCCTGGAGCTGGGCGTCATTTCGCCCGAGCCGAAGCCTGACGAGGGCATCGGCGCCGGAGAGGTCGGCTACCTGATCACGGGCGTGAAGGACGTTCGTCAGTCCCGCGTCGGCGACACCGTCACCAGCCAGGTGCGCGGCGCAACCGAGCCCCTTGAGGGCTACCGCGACCCTAACCCGATGGTCTTCTCCGGCATCTACCCAGTCGACGGATCGGACTTCCCGGACCTGCGCGACGCCCTCGAGCGCCTCCAGCTCAACGACGCGGCGCTGACCTTCGAGCCCGAATCCTCCGCAGCCCTCGGCTTCGGCTTTCGCTGCGGCTTCCTCGGACTGCTCCACCTGGAGATCATTCGCGAGCGTCTGGAGCGAGAGTTCAACCTTGACCTCATCGCGACTGCCCCGAACGTCGTCTACCGCGTTGTGATGGAGGATGGCACCGAGGTGCGCGTTGATAACCCGAGCGAGTTCCCCGAAGGAAAGATTTCCGAGGTGCGCGAGCCTGTCGTCAACGCGACGATCCTGACGCCCACCGAGTTCACGGGCACCATCATGGAGCTGTGCCAGGAACGCCGCGGCTCGATGCAGGGCATGGACTACCTGAGCGAGGACCGCGTAGAGCTGCACTACCAGCTGCCCCTTGCTGAGATCGTCTTCGACTTCTTCGATCAGCTCAAGTCCCGCACGCGCGGCTACGCCTCGCTGGACTACCAGGAGAGCGGTGAGCAGAGCGCCGACCTCGTCAAGGTCGATATCCTGCTCAACGGTGACCGCGTCGACGCCTTCAGCGCGATCGTTCATCGCGACGGCGCCTACAACTACGGTCAGCGCATGACGAAGCGCCTGAAGGAGCTCATTCCCCGTCAGCAGTTCGAGATTCCGGTCCAGGCCGCTGTCGGTGCGCGCGTCATCGCTCGTGAGACCATTAAGGCCCTGCGTAAGGACATGCTCGCCAAGTGCTACGGCGGCGACATCAGCCGCAAGCGCAAGCTGCTCGAGAAGCAGAAGGAAGGCAAGAAGCGCATGAAGTCCATCGGTCGTGTCGACGTGCCGCAGGAAGCCTTCATCGCGGCTCTGACCTCTGATGTTCCGACGGGCAAGAAGTGA
- the hemW gene encoding radical SAM family heme chaperone HemW, whose amino-acid sequence MSPAQPDGQRWPDDGALDPGLVEVEARRPLSLYVHVPFCRVRCGYCDFNTYTVGFGPGAQVGDYAPSVLAEASLAARVMAESGLPVREAETVFFGGGTPTMLDTAELAEILTGLRERIGIAPGAEVTLEANPDTVTRQGLVQLADAGFTRVSFGMQSAVPAILKTLDRTHTPERVPLVVQWAKEAGLSTSVDLIYGTPGESFADWETSLRAALSYETDHISAYALVVEGGTKMGGQVARGELPTPDPDDEAAKYELADVLLSEAGYAWYEISNFARTTDADLTSGRPSTFYAHASAHNLAYWRDWDWWGLGPGAHSHVGCMRWWNVKNPAAYAARLRDGRSPAYAGEILDEDTRELERVMLGVRTSEGIELAGLPGTRQADEAGAALGAGAVSGGRVAALIADGLIDGAAALGGRVILTLRGRLLADYVTRELMGY is encoded by the coding sequence GTGAGCCCCGCGCAGCCAGACGGTCAGCGCTGGCCGGATGACGGTGCTCTGGACCCCGGCCTCGTCGAGGTGGAGGCCCGGCGTCCGCTCTCCCTGTACGTGCACGTGCCGTTTTGTCGCGTGCGCTGTGGGTATTGTGACTTCAATACCTACACGGTGGGTTTCGGCCCGGGTGCCCAGGTGGGGGACTACGCTCCGTCGGTCTTGGCCGAGGCCTCGCTGGCAGCTCGCGTCATGGCTGAGTCCGGGCTGCCCGTGCGCGAGGCTGAGACCGTCTTTTTTGGTGGAGGCACTCCGACGATGCTCGATACTGCCGAGCTCGCCGAGATCCTGACGGGCCTGCGTGAGCGCATCGGTATCGCGCCCGGCGCAGAGGTGACCCTCGAGGCCAATCCCGACACGGTGACGCGCCAGGGGCTGGTGCAGCTGGCCGACGCGGGTTTTACGCGTGTCTCTTTCGGCATGCAGTCTGCGGTCCCCGCGATCCTCAAAACTCTGGACCGCACCCACACGCCCGAGCGGGTGCCCCTCGTCGTCCAATGGGCGAAGGAAGCGGGCCTGTCGACGTCCGTCGATCTTATCTATGGCACGCCAGGGGAGAGCTTCGCCGACTGGGAGACGTCTCTGCGCGCCGCCCTGTCCTACGAGACCGACCACATCAGCGCGTACGCCCTCGTCGTCGAGGGGGGAACCAAGATGGGCGGGCAGGTCGCCAGGGGAGAACTCCCGACCCCGGATCCGGACGACGAGGCCGCCAAGTACGAGCTTGCCGATGTCCTCCTCAGTGAGGCCGGGTACGCGTGGTACGAGATCTCCAATTTTGCGCGCACGACCGACGCGGACCTGACCTCGGGGCGCCCGTCCACGTTCTACGCGCACGCGTCGGCGCACAACCTTGCCTACTGGCGCGATTGGGATTGGTGGGGCCTGGGCCCCGGGGCGCATTCCCACGTGGGGTGTATGCGCTGGTGGAACGTCAAGAACCCCGCCGCGTACGCCGCACGGCTGCGCGATGGGCGTTCCCCTGCCTACGCGGGGGAGATCTTGGACGAGGATACGCGCGAGCTTGAACGCGTCATGTTGGGCGTGCGCACGTCCGAGGGGATCGAGTTGGCCGGCCTGCCAGGGACTCGGCAGGCGGACGAGGCCGGGGCGGCTCTGGGGGCTGGTGCGGTCTCGGGTGGGCGTGTTGCCGCGCTGATCGCGGACGGCCTCATTGATGGTGCCGCCGCCCTCGGGGGACGGGTGATTCTCACGCTGCGTGGCAGGCTGCTCGCCGACTATGTGACCCGCGAATTGATGGGGTATTGA
- a CDS encoding type II toxin-antitoxin system PemK/MazF family toxin produces MNSIVRGIINFLIGVISGTTEEAQKNTTTTKTGQRQSTKKSTPKPRSSSSSSARSDSQHRYEDPATSNRPQTSIREASIAEALAHASYTPVMDGDADPGEVVWTWVPYQEDSSVGKDRPAVVIGAQGEGVYLLQLTSKDHTRDAAQEAAAGRYWLDIGAGDWDSKGRPSEVRLDRALWVKATDVRREGSILPKATWQLIVDALKEHYRTHGD; encoded by the coding sequence ATGAACTCAATCGTCAGGGGCATCATCAACTTCCTCATCGGCGTCATCTCCGGCACCACAGAGGAGGCGCAGAAGAACACCACGACCACCAAGACGGGGCAGCGTCAGTCGACCAAGAAGTCGACTCCCAAGCCGCGTTCGTCCTCGTCTTCTTCCGCGCGTTCCGACTCCCAGCACCGCTACGAGGATCCGGCGACCTCGAATCGCCCCCAGACCTCGATCCGAGAAGCGAGCATCGCCGAGGCGCTCGCCCACGCCTCGTACACGCCCGTCATGGACGGCGACGCGGATCCCGGCGAGGTCGTGTGGACCTGGGTGCCCTACCAGGAAGACTCCTCGGTCGGCAAGGACCGCCCGGCCGTCGTCATCGGCGCGCAGGGCGAAGGTGTCTACCTCCTACAGCTGACCAGCAAGGACCACACGCGCGACGCCGCCCAGGAGGCCGCCGCCGGACGCTACTGGCTCGACATCGGTGCGGGCGACTGGGACTCAAAGGGCCGTCCCTCCGAGGTGCGCCTCGACCGGGCTCTGTGGGTCAAGGCCACCGACGTGCGCCGCGAAGGCTCAATCCTGCCCAAGGCAACCTGGCAGCTCATCGTCGACGCCCTCAAGGAGCACTACCGCACGCACGGCGACTGA
- the rpsT gene encoding 30S ribosomal protein S20: MANIKSQKKRILTNEKRRVRNQSVKSELKTLVRRTREAVEAGDKEKALAALRVASRKLDVAVSKGVIHKNQAANRKSKLARRVASLGD, from the coding sequence GTGGCAAACATTAAGTCCCAGAAGAAGCGCATTCTGACCAACGAGAAGCGCCGCGTTCGTAACCAGTCCGTGAAGTCCGAGCTGAAGACCCTGGTCCGTCGGACCCGCGAGGCCGTTGAGGCCGGCGACAAGGAGAAGGCTCTCGCTGCACTGCGCGTTGCTTCGCGCAAGCTGGACGTCGCCGTTTCCAAGGGCGTCATCCACAAGAACCAGGCTGCGAACCGCAAGTCCAAGCTTGCTCGTCGCGTCGCCTCGCTCGGTGACTGA
- the trmB gene encoding tRNA (guanosine(46)-N7)-methyltransferase TrmB: MNEAVEGHAPVGQRADRRPGEAPEGTVFMSRTKSFTRRTRELPANLVRTWEAHAHRYVVEPRRGVGYTTVAEDFTLDLAELFGRSAPVTLEIGSGTGEQIVAAADAHPERNFLALEVWVPGIAKLVSKAVEAGVDNIRVIEADAAQALPIMLEDACLDEVWTFFPDPWRKARHRKRRLVSDSFAREVARLLRDGGMWRLATDWDDYAWQMRDVIEACEFFENPYAGERLDPEDPQPQRGGFAPRFEGRVVTHFETRGIDAGRHAHDIVGIRRPRG; this comes from the coding sequence ATGAACGAGGCCGTGGAGGGTCACGCTCCCGTCGGCCAGCGAGCGGATCGCCGTCCGGGCGAGGCCCCCGAGGGTACGGTCTTCATGAGCCGCACGAAGTCTTTCACGAGGCGTACGCGCGAGCTGCCTGCGAACCTCGTCCGCACGTGGGAGGCCCACGCGCATCGCTACGTGGTGGAGCCGCGTCGCGGCGTCGGCTACACGACGGTCGCGGAGGATTTTACGCTCGATCTGGCCGAGCTCTTTGGGCGCAGCGCGCCCGTGACGCTCGAGATTGGCTCGGGCACGGGCGAACAGATCGTCGCCGCGGCGGACGCTCATCCTGAGCGCAACTTCCTGGCCCTTGAGGTCTGGGTTCCGGGTATCGCCAAGCTTGTCTCCAAGGCGGTCGAGGCTGGCGTGGACAATATCCGCGTCATCGAGGCCGACGCTGCCCAGGCGCTGCCGATCATGCTGGAGGACGCGTGCCTGGACGAGGTCTGGACCTTCTTCCCCGACCCGTGGCGTAAGGCTCGACATCGCAAGCGTCGCCTCGTCTCCGATTCCTTCGCGCGCGAGGTCGCGCGCCTGCTGCGCGACGGGGGAATGTGGCGCCTGGCCACCGACTGGGACGACTACGCCTGGCAGATGCGCGACGTCATCGAAGCGTGCGAATTCTTCGAGAACCCGTATGCGGGAGAGCGTCTGGACCCGGAGGATCCGCAGCCGCAGCGTGGCGGATTCGCCCCCCGCTTTGAGGGGCGCGTCGTCACGCACTTTGAGACCCGAGGTATCGATGCGGGCCGCCATGCCCACGACATTGTCGGTATTCGCCGTCCGCGTGGCTGA